A genome region from Desulfomonile tiedjei includes the following:
- the secY gene encoding preprotein translocase subunit SecY: protein MIGSLTNIAKIPELKRRVIFTLLMLFVYRLGVHIPTPGINSGILKDFFERYQQTLFGVIDMFTGGAMENFSVFSLGIMPYISASIILQLLTVVIPHLERLSKEGEAGRKKITQYTRYGTIGLSLIQGMGISIGLAQQPNMIYISKPAFVILSMITLTAGTAFIMWLGEQITERGIGNGISLIIFAGIVARMPAAIGNTVQLVKTGDMGFLVLLLLMAIMIAVIATIVFVERGQRRIPVQYAKRVVGRRVYGGQSTHLPLKVNTAGVIPPIFASSLIIFPATIAQFLNVPILNEITNWLRPATGVYELLYVALIIFFCYFYTAVTFNPVDVAENMKKYGGYIPGIRPGKKTSQYIDRVLTRITFGGAIYVSVVCVLPSILIARFNAPFYFGGTSLLIVVGVALDTLTQIESHMIQRHYEGFIRTGRIKGRR, encoded by the coding sequence GTGATAGGTTCCCTCACTAACATAGCTAAGATACCGGAACTCAAGCGGAGAGTGATTTTCACCCTTCTGATGCTATTCGTGTATCGCTTGGGTGTGCATATCCCGACGCCTGGCATAAATTCGGGGATTCTCAAGGATTTCTTCGAAAGGTATCAACAGACGCTTTTCGGAGTGATTGACATGTTCACCGGTGGAGCTATGGAGAATTTTTCCGTGTTTTCACTGGGGATCATGCCCTATATCAGCGCTTCGATCATTCTGCAGTTGCTCACAGTGGTTATCCCTCACTTGGAGCGGCTCTCCAAGGAAGGGGAGGCCGGCAGAAAAAAGATCACCCAGTACACTCGTTACGGGACCATCGGGCTGTCGCTGATCCAGGGAATGGGGATAAGTATCGGGCTCGCGCAACAGCCGAACATGATATACATTTCCAAGCCCGCTTTCGTGATTCTCTCCATGATCACACTCACCGCGGGGACCGCTTTTATCATGTGGCTGGGGGAACAGATCACGGAGCGCGGGATTGGCAACGGGATCTCTCTCATCATCTTCGCCGGCATCGTGGCCAGGATGCCCGCGGCAATCGGGAATACGGTTCAGTTGGTAAAGACTGGCGACATGGGTTTTCTCGTGTTGCTCTTACTCATGGCCATCATGATCGCAGTCATAGCGACAATTGTGTTTGTGGAGCGGGGACAGCGGCGGATTCCGGTCCAGTACGCCAAACGTGTGGTGGGCAGGCGGGTTTACGGTGGCCAGAGTACTCACCTTCCGCTGAAGGTGAATACCGCCGGTGTTATTCCTCCGATTTTCGCGTCCTCGTTGATCATTTTCCCTGCGACCATAGCTCAGTTTCTGAACGTACCGATCCTGAACGAAATCACCAACTGGTTGCGTCCGGCTACTGGAGTGTACGAGCTTCTCTATGTCGCATTGATAATTTTCTTTTGCTACTTCTACACAGCCGTGACCTTCAACCCGGTAGACGTAGCTGAGAACATGAAAAAATACGGAGGCTACATTCCGGGAATCAGGCCCGGAAAGAAAACCTCGCAGTACATTGACAGGGTGCTTACACGGATAACCTTCGGCGGCGCCATATATGTTTCCGTGGTATGCGTTTTACCCTCGATCCTCATTGCACGTTTTAACGCGCCCTTCTATTTTGGAGGGACCTCTCTGCTCATAGTCGTGGGCGTCGCTCTGGACACATTGACCCAAATTGAATCCCATATGATCCAGAGGCACTATGAGGGGTTCATCCGCACGGGCCGGATCAAGGGAAGGCGGTAG
- a CDS encoding adenylate kinase has product MRIVLLGGPGSGKGTQAKKLIDKLGVPQISTGDIFRAALKEGTPMGLKAKGYMDKGELVPDDVVIGVVEERLTKPDLDKGYMLDGFPRTLPQAEALDKILSSQTKSIDHAILVDVPDEELVGRLSGRRTCKNSDCGAMFHVMFNPPKKEGVCDKCGSELYQRDDDSEATIRERLTVYNNQTAPLIDYYDKKGLLRRVKGVGPINEIFAAIEKVLK; this is encoded by the coding sequence ATGAGAATCGTGCTGTTGGGAGGGCCAGGTTCGGGAAAAGGGACTCAGGCCAAGAAGTTGATTGACAAACTCGGGGTCCCGCAGATTTCTACGGGAGACATTTTTCGGGCTGCTCTCAAGGAAGGAACTCCTATGGGCCTTAAGGCCAAGGGGTACATGGACAAAGGGGAGTTGGTCCCGGACGACGTGGTCATAGGAGTTGTTGAAGAGCGGCTGACCAAGCCTGATCTAGACAAAGGATATATGCTCGATGGGTTCCCCCGGACGCTTCCTCAAGCTGAAGCCCTGGACAAGATCCTGTCATCACAAACCAAGTCTATCGATCACGCAATCCTGGTAGACGTTCCTGACGAGGAATTGGTGGGCAGGCTGTCCGGCCGCCGCACTTGCAAGAATTCGGATTGCGGGGCCATGTTTCATGTGATGTTCAATCCCCCGAAGAAAGAAGGCGTCTGCGACAAATGCGGCAGCGAACTTTATCAGAGGGATGACGACTCCGAAGCGACTATTAGAGAGAGGCTTACAGTGTATAACAACCAGACTGCCCCTCTTATCGACTACTATGACAAGAAGGGGTTGCTCCGCCGAGTTAAGGGAGTCGGACCCATTAACGAGATCTTTGCAGCCATAGAAAAGGTCCTGAAATAG
- the rpmJ gene encoding 50S ribosomal protein L36 translates to MKVRASVKKICDKCKIIKRKGIVRVICENSKHKQRQG, encoded by the coding sequence ATGAAAGTACGGGCATCGGTAAAGAAGATTTGTGACAAGTGCAAGATCATCAAGCGAAAAGGTATTGTCCGGGTGATCTGCGAAAACTCGAAACATAAACAACGTCAGGGTTAG
- the rpsM gene encoding 30S ribosomal protein S13 produces the protein MARIAGIDLPKNKRMEIALTYIYGIGRTTARKIIEESGLDPNMKSDQLTEVDVAKIREVLDRSYKVEGDLRREVTMNIKRLMDLGCYRGLRHRRGLPVHGQRTHTNARTRKGPRKMQIGKRK, from the coding sequence GTGGCGCGCATTGCAGGGATTGACCTTCCCAAAAATAAGCGCATGGAAATAGCGCTGACATACATCTACGGAATTGGACGGACCACCGCTCGCAAGATTATAGAAGAAAGCGGGCTGGACCCGAACATGAAATCGGATCAGCTCACAGAAGTGGACGTAGCCAAGATCCGCGAGGTGCTTGATCGCTCGTACAAAGTCGAAGGTGACCTTCGACGCGAAGTAACCATGAACATCAAGAGGCTCATGGACCTCGGATGCTATCGCGGTTTACGTCACCGTCGCGGCTTGCCGGTTCACGGCCAGCGAACGCACACCAACGCGCGGACGCGCAAGGGGCCGCGAAAGATGCAGATCGGCAAGAGAAAATGA
- the rpsK gene encoding 30S ribosomal protein S11, with amino-acid sequence MPKRRVARKKKERRNIPRGVAHIQSTFNNTIVTITDPDGNVVAWSSAGTQGFKGSRKSTPFAAQLAAEDAARKAMEQGMRHVEVFIKGPGAGREAALRSLQSAGFQITLIKDVTPIPHNGCRPPKRRRV; translated from the coding sequence ATGCCAAAAAGGCGAGTAGCTCGTAAGAAAAAAGAAAGAAGAAACATCCCCAGGGGGGTAGCTCATATACAGTCTACATTCAACAATACCATCGTTACCATAACCGACCCTGACGGCAATGTGGTGGCCTGGTCCTCAGCCGGTACGCAGGGATTCAAGGGATCCCGTAAGTCCACGCCGTTTGCCGCGCAGCTTGCCGCCGAGGATGCGGCTCGCAAGGCTATGGAACAAGGCATGCGACACGTGGAGGTCTTCATTAAGGGGCCGGGAGCAGGCCGTGAAGCCGCTCTCAGGTCTTTACAGTCCGCGGGATTTCAGATCACCCTGATCAAGGATGTGACACCAATACCCCACAACGGATGCCGCCCCCCGAAACGGAGAAGGGTCTGA
- the rpsD gene encoding 30S ribosomal protein S4, with protein MARYRESVCRFCRRETTKLFLKGDRCFSDKCAVERRNFPPGQHGQSRVKHTDYGVQLREKQKVKRIYGVLEKQFRNYVHLAERSKGVTGENLLLLLETRLDNMVFRMGFAASRAEARQLINHGHFVVNGRKTDIPSFKTKPGMVVEVREKSRSIPAIEESLKTVSRKGMPHWLDVDVAGFKGTVKELPTREDLPPTIREQLIVEFYSR; from the coding sequence TTGGCTCGATATCGAGAATCAGTATGCAGGTTTTGCCGTAGGGAGACCACAAAACTCTTCCTCAAGGGAGATCGGTGTTTTTCGGACAAATGCGCCGTTGAAAGAAGGAACTTTCCTCCCGGGCAACACGGCCAGAGCCGCGTCAAACACACGGACTACGGCGTTCAGCTCCGTGAGAAGCAGAAAGTCAAGCGCATATACGGAGTCCTTGAAAAGCAGTTTCGCAACTATGTTCATTTAGCGGAGCGGTCTAAAGGAGTAACCGGCGAGAATCTTTTGCTTTTGCTGGAAACCCGGCTGGACAACATGGTCTTTCGAATGGGTTTTGCGGCTTCCAGAGCCGAGGCACGGCAACTGATCAACCATGGGCACTTCGTCGTCAACGGCCGAAAAACCGATATCCCTTCGTTCAAGACCAAACCGGGCATGGTTGTCGAGGTGAGAGAAAAGAGCAGAAGTATCCCGGCAATCGAAGAGTCCCTCAAGACGGTAAGCAGGAAAGGGATGCCACATTGGCTTGACGTGGACGTTGCCGGCTTCAAAGGCACTGTCAAGGAACTTCCGACAAGAGAAGACCTGCCCCCGACCATTAGAGAGCAGTTAATCGTCGAGTTCTACTCGCGATAG
- a CDS encoding DNA-directed RNA polymerase subunit alpha, which produces MTDTGQTLMRRNWTELIRPRRMEVEEATHTPFYGKFVCEPLERGFGITLGNSLRRVLLSSLQGAAISRVKIEGVLHEFSTIPGVKEDVTDLILNLKRVNLKLHTAYPKTLMLEAVGEGEVRAGDIATDETVEVINPDQILATLSKEGRLSLTMTAEWGKGYVPAELNKREDDPIGTLALDAAFSPIRKVSYKITNARVGRRTDYDRLTMEIWTDGAIHPEDALAQAAKILREQFLVFLNFEEEEKITHDERPQREPEINDNLYRSVAELELSVRSANCLKNADIRFIGELVQRSEAEMLKTKNFGRKSLNEIKEILADMDLHLGMNVPNFPSREELERMQQERQNYIGE; this is translated from the coding sequence ATGACCGATACAGGGCAAACCCTGATGAGACGAAATTGGACGGAACTCATCCGACCGCGGCGAATGGAAGTCGAGGAAGCCACCCACACCCCTTTCTACGGGAAGTTTGTATGTGAGCCCCTGGAAAGAGGATTCGGAATCACCTTGGGAAATTCCTTGCGCCGGGTACTCCTTTCTTCTTTGCAGGGAGCGGCTATTTCCAGGGTCAAGATCGAGGGTGTGCTCCATGAGTTCTCTACTATTCCCGGGGTCAAGGAAGACGTTACCGATCTGATCCTGAACCTGAAAAGAGTTAATTTGAAGCTCCACACCGCCTATCCCAAGACATTGATGCTGGAAGCCGTGGGCGAGGGCGAAGTGCGAGCCGGTGACATTGCCACGGACGAGACTGTAGAAGTAATCAATCCCGATCAGATTCTGGCGACTTTGTCAAAAGAAGGCCGGCTGTCCCTAACCATGACCGCAGAGTGGGGTAAAGGATATGTCCCTGCCGAACTCAATAAGCGTGAAGATGATCCTATTGGAACCTTGGCGCTGGACGCTGCCTTTTCGCCCATCCGGAAGGTGAGCTACAAGATCACCAACGCCCGAGTGGGACGAAGAACCGATTACGACAGACTTACCATGGAAATATGGACCGACGGAGCGATCCACCCCGAAGACGCGTTGGCCCAGGCTGCGAAAATTCTCAGAGAGCAGTTCCTGGTTTTCTTGAATTTTGAGGAAGAAGAGAAGATAACACACGACGAGAGACCTCAGCGCGAACCGGAGATTAATGATAATCTCTATAGAAGCGTCGCGGAGCTGGAACTCAGTGTCAGATCAGCCAACTGCCTCAAGAACGCAGACATCCGGTTTATTGGGGAATTGGTTCAACGTTCCGAAGCGGAAATGCTGAAAACAAAGAACTTCGGTCGAAAGTCGCTTAATGAAATCAAAGAGATTTTGGCCGATATGGACCTGCACCTCGGGATGAATGTTCCGAACTTTCCCAGCCGAGAAGAGCTGGAGAGGATGCAACAGGAAAGACAGAATTATATCGGTGAATAG
- the rplQ gene encoding 50S ribosomal protein L17, whose amino-acid sequence MRHRKARFKLGMRTSQRQAMLRNMVTSLLEHESITTTDARAKALRSVADKMITLGKRGDLHARRQALEVIRSKKVAQRLFEDIAPRFANRDGGYVRVLKTGYREGDRAAMSLVELVEKKPVETKAKSKPKSIKDKIKDTLKSK is encoded by the coding sequence ATGCGGCACAGAAAAGCACGATTTAAATTAGGGATGAGGACTTCGCAACGGCAAGCAATGCTTCGCAATATGGTTACATCCTTGTTGGAACACGAGAGTATAACCACCACGGACGCCCGTGCAAAGGCGCTGAGAAGTGTGGCCGACAAAATGATCACCCTTGGCAAAAGGGGGGACCTCCATGCCCGACGTCAGGCTCTTGAGGTGATCCGGTCCAAGAAGGTGGCACAACGACTTTTCGAGGATATCGCCCCGCGTTTCGCAAACCGTGACGGAGGATACGTGAGGGTCTTGAAGACAGGATACCGCGAAGGCGATAGAGCCGCCATGTCTCTTGTGGAATTGGTGGAAAAGAAGCCTGTAGAGACCAAGGCCAAAAGCAAGCCTAAGTCCATTAAAGACAAGATTAAGGACACCTTGAAATCCAAGTGA
- a CDS encoding ATP-binding cassette domain-containing protein → MILVNNISFSYSKDDPPLFEDLSLTIEDFSWIAIMGQDGVGKSTLGKLIKGLVQPDSGSVVFNEAGPGGSACLGYLGGDPYDSFVGISVEEDIVFEMENQGIASDEMEIRLNRALAWTGLAGMKNRLVHTLSGGEQQKVGLAGVLAAGAKVLIVDEALSMLDRPSRLSIRSLLGTLRRTPGLTIIEITHSLEEAMSADRILFLARGGVQFDGSPADFMSSQAGNRWAAMAGGLPALRHALLECGIIPAHQANDGKLLDSLLNYLNK, encoded by the coding sequence ATGATTCTTGTCAATAACATTTCTTTTTCATATTCCAAGGACGATCCCCCCCTTTTCGAGGATCTCAGCCTGACCATCGAGGACTTCTCATGGATTGCCATCATGGGACAGGATGGCGTGGGCAAGAGTACGCTTGGAAAGCTGATCAAGGGCTTGGTTCAACCTGACAGCGGATCTGTGGTTTTCAATGAGGCAGGTCCCGGAGGCTCCGCTTGCCTCGGATATCTTGGGGGCGACCCTTATGACTCTTTTGTCGGTATATCGGTCGAAGAAGACATCGTGTTCGAGATGGAAAACCAGGGCATTGCCTCGGACGAGATGGAGATCAGGTTGAATCGGGCCTTGGCTTGGACGGGGTTGGCCGGCATGAAAAACCGGCTGGTGCATACTCTCTCCGGTGGGGAGCAGCAGAAGGTCGGACTGGCCGGAGTTCTAGCCGCCGGGGCCAAGGTGTTGATAGTGGATGAGGCCTTGAGCATGTTGGACAGGCCAAGCCGACTTTCCATCCGGTCCCTTCTCGGAACGCTTCGCCGAACTCCGGGGTTGACTATAATCGAGATCACCCACAGCCTGGAAGAAGCAATGAGCGCGGACCGAATTTTGTTTCTTGCTCGAGGCGGCGTCCAATTCGATGGAAGCCCTGCGGATTTCATGAGTAGCCAGGCCGGAAATCGGTGGGCGGCTATGGCGGGAGGACTGCCTGCTCTGAGACATGCTCTTCTGGAATGCGGCATCATCCCGGCTCACCAGGCGAATGATGGCAAGCTCCTGGACTCATTGCTAAATTATCTTAATAAATAA
- a CDS encoding septum formation initiator family protein has translation MKLIWKRIVKYTKFTVLFAGVAAFGILAGENSWNQRSKLLEKRTLLQKENQTLAMEIKSLERKVILLRSDPKTIQKVAKKKLGMARPDETVYLFDRGQRSSAGADN, from the coding sequence ATGAAACTGATTTGGAAGCGGATTGTCAAGTACACTAAATTCACGGTCCTTTTCGCCGGTGTCGCGGCATTCGGAATCCTGGCAGGAGAAAACAGCTGGAACCAAAGGTCCAAGCTGCTGGAAAAGCGGACACTCCTCCAAAAGGAAAATCAAACCCTTGCGATGGAAATAAAATCGCTGGAACGCAAGGTTATACTCCTGCGATCGGACCCGAAAACGATTCAGAAGGTCGCCAAGAAAAAGCTTGGCATGGCCAGGCCGGACGAAACGGTCTACCTTTTCGATCGTGGACAAAGATCGTCCGCTGGAGCCGACAATTAA
- the pilM gene encoding type IV pilus assembly protein PilM, translated as MAVTKIIGLDIGSNAVKMVEVDRSKRGFELQFAGLVPLPDGAIVDKSIKKPDLVGNAVSSLYRSSKSRTRQVAVSFAGKAVIIKQVTMSSMSDAQLEKQIQMEAEPYIPFDIKDVNLDFFIMGDRPEKEGAMEVVLVAAKKDYMGEYLDLLSSLNLAPVVVDVDPFALEVMYEFCYPNVQEEVIALVNVGASTININILKSGASQYTRDLPLGGDSITREIVRFFDVEFDQAENIKRGAQLEKINPRSLRKIFLRSVDYFVSELQKILDFFSTNISYDPIQKIFLSGGAALTYGLSSTMESELNIPVEIVDPFRSLRVDEKVFDMDYLNNIGASMAVAVGLALRDEKDKQV; from the coding sequence ATGGCAGTTACAAAAATCATCGGACTGGACATAGGTTCCAATGCCGTCAAGATGGTTGAGGTGGACCGTTCCAAGAGGGGCTTTGAATTGCAGTTTGCCGGTTTGGTTCCTTTGCCTGACGGAGCCATTGTGGACAAGTCAATCAAGAAGCCGGATCTTGTGGGGAATGCCGTAAGTTCGTTGTACAGGAGTTCCAAGAGCCGCACCAGGCAGGTGGCCGTATCTTTTGCGGGAAAGGCTGTGATTATCAAGCAGGTCACCATGAGTTCCATGAGCGATGCTCAACTGGAAAAGCAGATTCAAATGGAGGCGGAGCCCTACATCCCCTTTGATATCAAGGACGTGAACCTTGATTTCTTTATCATGGGCGACAGACCCGAAAAAGAAGGCGCCATGGAAGTGGTGCTTGTGGCAGCGAAGAAAGACTATATGGGTGAGTATCTGGATTTGTTGTCCTCTTTAAACCTGGCGCCGGTTGTGGTGGATGTTGATCCATTTGCTTTGGAGGTCATGTACGAATTCTGCTACCCCAACGTGCAAGAGGAAGTGATAGCGCTGGTCAATGTGGGGGCGAGCACGATTAACATTAACATACTCAAATCGGGCGCGTCGCAATACACGAGGGACCTGCCGCTCGGCGGGGATTCTATCACCCGAGAAATTGTGCGTTTTTTTGATGTGGAATTCGACCAAGCGGAGAATATCAAGCGCGGCGCCCAACTGGAAAAAATTAATCCAAGGAGTCTGCGCAAGATTTTTCTGCGGTCTGTTGATTATTTCGTCTCGGAGTTACAGAAGATACTCGACTTCTTTTCCACAAACATCTCTTACGATCCGATTCAGAAGATATTCCTTTCCGGTGGCGCGGCATTGACTTACGGTCTGTCCTCGACCATGGAATCGGAACTGAACATTCCTGTCGAGATCGTGGACCCGTTCAGGAGTCTTCGGGTGGACGAGAAGGTCTTTGATATGGATTATCTCAACAACATCGGGGCTTCCATGGCGGTTGCCGTTGGTTTGGCCCTGAGGGACGAAAAAGACAAGCAGGTATAA
- a CDS encoding PilN domain-containing protein: protein MVRINLLPIRETLRKREFKQFALLAIIIIVSAFGLMVLSYTFFTYRVSSLEGEQKVQQTKLNKLKEQNKEIEALKNEITRLQKQVDTIERLTKIRDTPAPFMAALSLAIPDEVWISAISKTGRNFTLDGTGIDNTVVVNFVERLQKVRQGFTDKQPWTDPNKKDERSYFGNVKLVQIVASSATAGLGTMSFKIVGNIQ from the coding sequence ATGGTCAGGATCAATCTTCTCCCGATCAGGGAAACGCTTCGGAAACGTGAGTTTAAGCAGTTTGCGCTGCTCGCGATCATCATAATTGTGTCCGCCTTCGGTTTGATGGTCCTTTCCTACACGTTTTTCACCTATAGGGTGAGCAGTCTGGAGGGGGAGCAGAAAGTTCAGCAGACAAAGCTTAACAAACTCAAGGAACAGAACAAAGAGATAGAAGCCCTCAAGAATGAAATCACCAGGCTTCAGAAGCAGGTCGACACCATAGAGAGGCTGACCAAAATCCGCGACACTCCTGCCCCATTCATGGCGGCTCTTTCCCTTGCCATCCCGGACGAGGTATGGATTAGTGCCATCTCCAAAACCGGAAGAAATTTTACGCTCGACGGCACGGGAATAGACAACACGGTGGTGGTAAATTTTGTGGAGAGACTGCAGAAAGTACGGCAGGGATTCACGGATAAGCAGCCCTGGACGGATCCCAACAAGAAAGACGAGCGGAGCTACTTTGGCAACGTAAAGCTTGTGCAGATCGTTGCTTCCAGCGCAACCGCGGGTCTCGGGACCATGAGTTTCAAGATCGTTGGCAATATTCAGTGA
- the pilO gene encoding type 4a pilus biogenesis protein PilO: MTVEEVFFKINRIQRILIVVAIAVLLLVGFYFLVIYEMQDQIAKLEQSIGRIKLEIMNQEKILQEGPKLKTRIEELRKRLQTMVASLPEKQDIEQLLKKITDLMSESNLVAKRFVPGQEQINEELYYATIPIQLNVRGDYQKQGAFLASLNTLPRIVNVPTIRLIRAGGLSVRETDLARKLDVIPLDGDISGVTYRRLSQDEIQAIAKKKQAAPQKPAGRRR, encoded by the coding sequence ATGACCGTCGAGGAAGTATTCTTTAAGATCAACAGGATTCAGCGAATCCTTATAGTGGTGGCCATCGCGGTCTTGCTTCTGGTAGGCTTTTATTTTCTGGTGATCTACGAGATGCAAGATCAGATTGCCAAGCTCGAGCAATCGATAGGGCGAATCAAGCTTGAGATAATGAACCAGGAAAAGATACTCCAGGAAGGGCCCAAGTTGAAAACCAGGATCGAAGAACTTAGGAAACGTTTGCAGACTATGGTGGCCTCACTGCCTGAAAAACAAGATATCGAGCAACTGCTGAAGAAGATTACGGATCTGATGAGTGAATCCAACCTTGTCGCCAAGAGGTTCGTTCCGGGACAAGAGCAAATTAACGAAGAACTCTATTATGCCACCATTCCTATTCAGCTCAACGTTCGAGGGGATTATCAGAAGCAGGGAGCTTTTTTGGCGAGCCTGAATACCCTCCCCAGAATAGTCAATGTGCCGACGATCCGCCTTATAAGGGCTGGAGGTCTAAGCGTCAGGGAAACAGATCTGGCTAGAAAGCTTGACGTAATTCCTCTGGACGGTGATATCAGCGGAGTGACCTATCGTAGGCTATCGCAAGACGAGATACAGGCAATTGCCAAGAAGAAGCAGGCCGCGCCCCAAAAACCAGCGGGACGGCGTCGCTAA
- a CDS encoding DUF2156 domain-containing protein — MYDFKPIELTAKEVFDDFFSQDPPQTSELTFTNLFMWRHRYRPKWRRREDCLLIILHPLDSLPFALPPVGPGNKRGALDFLAKLLGDLTNEVMICRVSKDFVEELVDPEQYEIVKDRDNSDYVYLAEDLINLPGNKYHGKKNHINRFTKDYEFEYRELDLDLVHCCLNLQESWCEIKDCGESPALMAEDMAIYEALKNYEELDYKGGVILVNSLVEAFSLGEMLNPDTAVIHVEKANPEIPGLYAVINQLFCQEAWSKAKFMNREQDLGIEGLRKAKKSYYPHHMVEKFMLRPKTD, encoded by the coding sequence ATGTATGATTTCAAACCGATCGAATTGACTGCCAAAGAAGTCTTTGATGACTTCTTTTCACAGGACCCACCACAAACCTCTGAATTGACTTTCACCAATCTTTTCATGTGGAGGCACCGGTATCGTCCCAAGTGGCGCCGTCGGGAGGACTGCCTCCTCATAATCCTCCATCCATTAGACAGTCTACCCTTCGCACTTCCGCCAGTTGGACCCGGGAACAAACGGGGAGCGCTCGATTTTTTGGCCAAACTTTTGGGTGATCTGACGAACGAGGTAATGATTTGTCGCGTGAGTAAGGATTTCGTTGAAGAATTGGTCGACCCGGAGCAGTACGAAATCGTAAAAGATCGGGACAATAGCGACTATGTATACCTTGCCGAAGATCTCATCAATCTGCCTGGAAACAAATACCACGGTAAAAAGAATCATATCAACAGGTTCACGAAAGACTACGAATTCGAGTACCGGGAACTCGACCTCGACCTGGTCCACTGTTGCTTAAACCTCCAGGAGAGCTGGTGCGAGATAAAGGATTGTGGCGAAAGCCCTGCACTCATGGCCGAAGACATGGCGATTTACGAGGCCCTAAAGAATTACGAGGAACTGGACTATAAAGGTGGCGTGATCTTGGTCAACTCGCTTGTGGAAGCCTTCTCGCTGGGCGAGATGCTGAATCCGGATACCGCGGTAATTCACGTCGAGAAAGCTAATCCGGAGATTCCCGGCCTTTACGCTGTCATCAATCAGTTATTCTGTCAGGAGGCCTGGTCCAAGGCAAAATTCATGAATCGGGAACAAGATCTCGGGATTGAAGGCCTGAGAAAAGCCAAGAAATCATACTATCCGCATCATATGGTCGAAAAGTTCATGTTGAGGCCAAAAACAGACTGA